In Chelmon rostratus isolate fCheRos1 chromosome 4, fCheRos1.pri, whole genome shotgun sequence, a genomic segment contains:
- the trmt1l gene encoding TRMT1-like protein: MAELKEADAAQLHREDVDIKRGADGGAAPSAGDQAAGQESEAAADSDAKPSTTTADRHISIHTKLEGLETLVDLNGAGRKSCPLCPEEKFKACYSHKLRRHLQNLHWKVYVEFEGQRMCICHLPCRNLKPSLSGDQTPGRHVAHYHCVVCSVTIARKTDMISHLKRHVNKGETEASYSGSSDVAFEEPAPSGQAFEIMKELGTNVQLLPNHTTPQKSDTYFNRKMKTNRQLAFCSLAVLVEERNPLECLDAFGATGIMGLQWAKHLRNGVKVTITDISDTCVKMIKENCELNHIRVDGGSRGPRGPDGAGGEVKGVPIATVEVAKMDANVIMHLRPFDYIHLDPYGTAVNYLDAAFRNVRNLGIISVTSTDTGSLYSKSPNVTLRHYGCHIVRTEYYKELAARMVVATVARAAARCNKGIEVLLAVALEHFVLVVVRVLRGPTQADESAKKLRKLVHCQWCEERVFLKQGNMVDDTLPCNCHGSLPGKTAVQLGPLWCGPLFNTGFLRRMLSAAVQHSMDDIQPLVKTLICESECTTLKSLVHGSSVLTNQVECGVVIKTLQSGEESGSADQSGKRKTGEDSGNVVKKLKSDASLEHPPFYYSIHRHSIRGMNMPKLNKFLQYLTEAGFRVSRTHFDPTGVRTDATLKQFKSVLTKYSVPTYTNASATPTSVSAEKTA, encoded by the exons ATGGCGGAACTCAAAGAGGCAGACGCTGCTCAGCTACACCGGGAGGACGTCGATATCAAAC gcGGTGCAGATGGAGGAGCTGCACCTTCGGCTGGCGACCAGGCCGCAGGACAGGAGAGCGAAGCCGCTGCAGACAGCGACGCCAAACCCTCAACCACGACCGCCG acagacacatctCCATCCACACTAAACTGGAGGGCCTCGAGACGCTGGTCGACCTCAACGGGG CGGGACGGAAGTCGTGTCCTCTGTGTCCAGAGGAGAAGTTTAAAGCCTGCTACAGCCACAAGCTCCGCCGACACCTGCAGAACCTGCACTGGAAGGTCTACGTGGAGTTTGAAG GCCAGAGGATGTGCATCTGCCACCTGCCCTGCAGAAACCTGAAGCCCAGCCTCAGCGGAGACCAG ACGCCCGGGAGACACGTGGCTCACTACCACTGCGTCGTTTGCTCCGTCACCATCGCCCGGAAGACGGACATGATCAGCCACCTGAAGAGACACGTCAACAAAGGAGAGACCGAGGCCAGCTACTCCGGGAGCTCGGACGTGGCGTTCGAGGAGCCGG CTCCGTCTGGTCAGGCCTTTGAAATCATGAAAGAACTTGGAACCAACGTCCAGCTCCTCCCGAACCACACCACCCCGCAGAAGAGTGACACCTACTTCAACCGCAAGATGAAGACCAACAG GCAGCTGGCGTTCTGTTCGCTGGCTGTtctggtggaggagaggaaccCGCTCGAGTGTCTGGATGCTTTTGGAGCTACAG ggATTATGGGCCTCCAGTGGGCGAAGCACCTTCGTAACGGCGTCAAAGTCACCATCACTGACATCAGCGACACGTGCGTCAAGATGATCAAGGAGAACTGCGAGCTCAACCACATCCGGGTGGACGGAGGCTCACGAGGCCCCCGGGGGCCAGACGGGGCCGGCGGCGAAGTCAAGGGAGTGCCCATCGCTACGGTGGAGGTCGCCAAGATGGACGCCAACGTCATCATGCACCTGCGGCCTTTTGATTACAT TCACTTGGACCCGTACGGGACGGCTGTGAACTACCTGGACGCTGCCTTCAGGAACGTCCGGAACCTGGGCATCATCTCGGTGACGTCCACAGACACGGGCTCTCTGTACTCCAAGTCTCCCAACGTCACCCTGCGTCACTACGGCTGCCACATCGTACGCACCGAGTACTACAAAGAGCTGGCCGCGCGCATGGTCGTAGCCACCGTGGCCAG AGCGGCGGCCCGCTGTAACAAAGGCATCGAGGTGCTGCTGGCGGTGGCGCTGGAGCATTTCGTCCTGGTGGTGGTGAGGGTCCTCAGAGGCCCCACGCAGGCCGACGAGTCCGCGAAGAAGCTGCGGAAACTGGTCCACTGTCAGTGGTGCGAGGAGAGAGTCTTCCTCAAACAGGGAAACATGGTGGACG ACACGCTGCCCTGCAACTGTCATGGAAGCCTGCCAGGAAAGACCGCAGTGCAGCTGGGACCGCTATG gtgtggtCCACTGTTTAACACGGGCTTCCTGAGGAGGATGCTGTCGGCGGCGGTGCAGCACAGCATGGACGACATCCAGCCGCTCGTCAAAACTCTGATCTGCGAGTCCGAGTGCACCACCCTCAAGTCTTTAGTCCACGGATCGTCCGTTCTCACCAACCAAG tggaGTGTGGCGTCGTCATTAAGACCTTGCAGAGCGGAGAGGAGTCGGGTTCTGCTGATCAGTCCG gaaagaggaagacGGGCGAAGACTCAGGGAACGTAGTGAAGAAGCTGAAGTCTGATGCGTCTCTGGAACATCCGCCCTTCTACTACAGCATCCACCGCCACAGCATCAGAGGCATGAACATGCCCAA GTTGAACAAGTTCCTCCAGTACCTGACGGAGGCCGGCTTCAGGGTGAGTCGGACCCACTTCGACCCGACGGGGGTCCGAACGGACGCCACGCTGAAGCAGTTCAAGTCTGTGCTCACCAAATACAGCGTGCCCACGTACACCAACGCCAGCGCCACTCCGACGAGCGTGAGCGCGGAGAAGACGGCgtga
- the LOC121605200 gene encoding interferon-induced protein with tetratricopeptide repeats 1B-like: MSAARSQSTPGSELEALQCHFTWDLDASRPKLLRLKEKLEDVGTEEGNAWLGHLYNLRGYIQHKLGFTEDAQSFFKKAAEAFRQTREAASDEGPWLVVNYGNLAWLHHHLGEQAESQAYLSKVDALTNEYPSPSQDELHPEIYAEKAWTLMKFSGDKQLLAADCFQRAIRMQPDMVEWNSSRLIGLARASKHSETGLEADVLEEMRIAKEQDPENLYLAAAYLKQCAEKGERVEDEARELARKILRNPVSSYSGMKAVLRVYRSALSVDEAIGLAEEALENHPDVRFLKRCVALCYKWKIIFNSDSRPIRSTIDRAISLYQEVISLYPHSSLVKKIDLANIYAKANQAEAGHIYQELLERDLEPADQQMIYHHYANYLNFHRQDRRGSVRYHMKAAAIPHQSFFRDKSVKVLEKIRDRGRNRMCGEIEEFLANLPQP, translated from the exons atgag tGCTGCTCGTAGTCAGTCGACCCCGGGGTCCGAGCTGGAGGCCCTGCAGTGTCACTTCACCTGGGATCTGGACGCCAGCAGGCCCAAACTTTTGCGTCTcaaggagaagctggaggacgtgGGCACCGAGGAGGGAAACGCTTGGCTGGGTCACCTTTACAACCTGCGGGGGTACATTCAGCACAAGCTGGGGTTCACCGAAGACGCCCAGAGTTTCTTCAAGAAGGCTGCAGAGGCCTTCCGCCAGACAAGAGAGGCAGCCTCAGATGAGGGTCCCTGGTTAGTGGTGAACTACGGGAACCTGGCCTGGCTGCACCACCACCTGGGAGAACAAGCAGAGAGTCAAGCTTACCTGTCAAAGGTCGACGCCCTGACGAATGAATACCCGTCTCCGTCCCAGGACGAGCTCCATCCGGAGATCTACGCCGAAAAAGCCTGGACCCTGATGAAGTTCAGCGGggacaaacagctgctggctgcagattGTTTCCAGAGAGCCATCAGGATGCAGCCGGACATGGTGGAGTGGAACAGCAGCCGTCTCATAGGGTTAGCGAGGGCCAGTAAGCACAGCGAGACGGGGCTGGAGGCTGACGTCTTAGAGGAAATGAGAATCGCTAAGGAACAGGATCCGGAGAACTTGTACCTTGCTGCCGCCTACCTGAAGCAATGTGCCGAGAAAGGAGAAAGAGTTGAAGATGAGGCGCGAGAGTTAGCCAGAAAGATTTTGAGAAACCCCGTCAGCAGCTACAGCGGTATGAAAGCAGTGCTCAGGGTTTACAGGAGCGCCCTGTCTGTCGACGAGGCCATTGGTTTGGCAGAGGAGGCTCTGGAAAACCACCCAGATGTACGTTTTCTGAAAAGATGCGTGGCCCTCTGCTACAAATGGAAGATCATTTTTAACAGCGACAGTCGGCCAATACGAAGCACGATAGACAGAGCGATCAGTCTCTATCAGGAGGTGATTTCTCTTTACCCTCACTCTTCACTGGTGAAGAAAATAGACCTCGCAAATATATACGCAAAGGCAAACCAGGCTGAAGCTGGGCACATCTACCAGGAACTGCTGGAAAGGGATCTGGAACCGGCAGACCAACAAATGATTTACCACCACTATGCAAATTATTTAAACTTCCATCGGCAGGATCGGCGCGGGTCAGTGAGGTACCACATGAAGGCGGCTGCGATACCGCATCAGTCCTTCTTCCGTGACAAGAGCGTCAAAGTCCTGGAGAAGATCAGGGACAGAGGCAGGAACCGAATGTGTGGAGAGATCGAGGAGTTTCTGGCAAACCTGCCGCAGCCGTAG